The following coding sequences lie in one Pseudomonas sp. B33.4 genomic window:
- a CDS encoding cbb3-type cytochrome oxidase subunit 3 yields MVIEMSAGLIRGLGTVVVFVAFVGLTLWVFNRKRTPEFAEARLLPFADEPQAETTQANETRSTRP; encoded by the coding sequence ATGGTCATTGAAATGAGTGCAGGCCTGATTCGCGGCCTCGGCACGGTCGTGGTGTTCGTCGCCTTCGTTGGTTTGACGCTTTGGGTGTTCAACCGCAAGCGCACCCCGGAGTTTGCCGAAGCACGTCTGCTGCCGTTCGCCGACGAACCGCAAGCCGAAACAACCCAAGCAAATGAGACAAGGAGTACCCGGCCATGA